A window of the Oscillospiraceae bacterium genome harbors these coding sequences:
- a CDS encoding HAMP domain-containing histidine kinase, whose amino-acid sequence MRKKTDIRSSHVGWLSSRLSHKALVALVLVAIFSGLVMCGWFLSYLGKTVDNLYTNLITSSNVSATDAATFLHDCNGDYTSLKSYAVSHKISCEVRDEKGTLLFEYQSPQEDNTVMVSSSAKIVLPSTKKTVIVRTFSVPLKRQQLSASISRSAMVGLCVLDTCIFVVVAVMLYLLVLAPIIGLRRTFRQYYEQGVLPKRSARQDEIGKLQNTFVDMVDVLEGKSQSERRLIASVSHDIKTPLTSVMGYSERLLSSKSVTPEKQKTYLRNIYDKAISIKDIVDEFDDYLEAGLHDTSPMYLMTTNDFCRTVCNEYQDELSDAGVQFIVECHCPGEQFRCNYGHMRRFLGNLIGNSIQHAKAEPLKLRLLCTRENDQIVLSFSDNGQGVPPEILDQIFEPFFTTDRGRKVSGLGLAICENIIRTHGGTISAQNLPKGGLQIQARLPCASN is encoded by the coding sequence ATGAGAAAAAAGACTGATATCAGAAGCTCCCATGTTGGCTGGCTGAGCAGCCGTCTTTCTCACAAGGCCCTGGTTGCACTGGTGCTGGTCGCCATTTTCAGCGGGCTGGTCATGTGCGGCTGGTTTTTATCTTACTTGGGAAAAACAGTGGACAATCTTTACACTAATCTGATTACCAGCTCCAATGTAAGCGCAACCGATGCGGCCACGTTTCTGCACGACTGCAATGGCGACTACACGTCTTTAAAGAGCTATGCTGTTTCGCACAAGATTTCCTGTGAAGTGCGCGACGAAAAAGGCACCCTTTTATTTGAGTATCAGTCTCCGCAGGAGGACAACACCGTCATGGTATCGAGCAGTGCAAAAATTGTGCTGCCAAGCACCAAAAAGACAGTGATTGTGCGCACGTTCAGCGTTCCGCTGAAGCGGCAGCAACTGAGCGCCTCTATCAGCCGCAGCGCCATGGTCGGGCTGTGCGTGCTGGACACCTGCATTTTTGTGGTGGTTGCTGTCATGCTCTACCTGCTGGTTTTAGCGCCCATTATCGGGCTGCGGCGTACTTTCCGGCAGTACTATGAGCAGGGTGTCCTGCCAAAGCGCAGTGCCCGGCAGGATGAAATTGGCAAGCTGCAGAATACTTTTGTCGATATGGTCGATGTGCTGGAAGGCAAGAGCCAGTCTGAGCGGCGGCTGATTGCTTCGGTTTCTCATGACATCAAGACACCGCTTACCTCTGTCATGGGCTACTCTGAGCGTCTGCTTTCCTCAAAAAGCGTCACGCCCGAAAAGCAGAAAACCTACCTGCGCAATATTTATGACAAAGCAATTTCTATAAAAGATATTGTAGATGAATTTGATGACTACCTGGAAGCGGGCCTGCACGACACCTCCCCCATGTACCTGATGACTACAAACGACTTTTGTCGGACGGTGTGCAATGAGTACCAAGATGAGCTTTCTGATGCAGGGGTTCAGTTTATAGTGGAGTGCCACTGCCCCGGCGAACAGTTTCGATGCAACTACGGACACATGCGGCGCTTTTTGGGAAATCTGATTGGCAACAGCATTCAGCATGCAAAAGCAGAGCCGCTCAAGCTGCGGCTGCTGTGTACCCGCGAAAATGATCAAATTGTACTCTCTTTCAGCGACAATGGGCAGGGCGTGCCGCCTGAGATTCTGGACCAAATTTTTGAGCCGTTCTTTACAACCGACCGCGGCCGAAAAGTTTCGGGCCTAGGGCTTGCTATCTGCGAAAATATCATCCGCACGCACGGCGGCACCATCAGCGCCCAAAACCTGCCAAAGGGCGGGCTGCAAATTCAGGCGCGCCTGCCCTGTGCAAGCAACTGA
- a CDS encoding Mrp/NBP35 family ATP-binding protein — translation MSECTHDCSTCGQSCGERKEPQSLIQQPNAKSSIKKVIGVVSGKGGVGKSLVTAMMAVLLHRRGFHTGVLDADITGPSIPKAFGIHGRAMMQDQCILPCKSKTGIDVMSVNLMLENETDPVVWRGPIIANMVTQFWTDVLWKDIDFLFVDMPPGTGDVPLTVFQSIPIDGILIVTSPQELVSMIVAKAVTMANMMNVPIIGVVENMSYVQCPHCGEKIAVFGQSHLEETAKEHNLKVLAHGPLDPQIAAKIDKGQAEEIDAPWLDQTADAVQQLLEK, via the coding sequence ATGAGCGAGTGTACCCATGACTGCAGCACCTGCGGTCAGAGCTGCGGGGAGCGCAAAGAGCCGCAGAGCCTGATCCAGCAGCCAAACGCCAAAAGCAGTATCAAGAAAGTAATCGGTGTTGTCAGTGGCAAGGGCGGCGTTGGCAAGAGCCTGGTGACTGCCATGATGGCCGTGCTGCTGCACCGGCGCGGTTTCCACACCGGTGTGTTGGATGCAGACATTACCGGTCCCTCTATTCCAAAAGCGTTTGGTATTCACGGGCGCGCAATGATGCAGGATCAGTGCATTCTGCCCTGTAAAAGTAAGACCGGTATTGACGTGATGAGCGTCAACCTAATGCTGGAAAATGAGACGGACCCTGTTGTCTGGCGCGGGCCGATTATTGCCAATATGGTGACGCAGTTTTGGACGGATGTATTGTGGAAAGATATCGATTTTCTCTTTGTCGATATGCCTCCGGGAACTGGCGATGTGCCGCTGACCGTGTTTCAGTCCATTCCGATTGATGGCATTTTGATTGTCACCTCTCCGCAGGAGCTGGTCTCAATGATTGTTGCAAAAGCGGTCACTATGGCAAATATGATGAATGTACCGATCATCGGTGTAGTAGAAAACATGAGCTATGTGCAGTGCCCGCACTGCGGCGAAAAAATTGCTGTTTTTGGGCAGAGCCATTTGGAAGAAACCGCAAAAGAGCATAATCTGAAAGTATTGGCACACGGTCCGCTTGATCCGCAGATTGCAGCTAAAATTGACAAAGGCCAGGCAGAAGAAATTGATGCCCCGTGGCTAGACCAGACAGCGGACGCTGTACAGCAGCTGCTGGAAAAGTAA
- a CDS encoding NAD(P)H-dependent glycerol-3-phosphate dehydrogenase translates to MKVTVCGCGRWGTFLAWYAAVQCGHEVTLYGRESSAHFAQLCKTRTNGMVTLPKELKLESNLQQALKEAQDVIVSVGAQNLRSFLQSISQKAAAGKTWVLCMKGIEASTGLRLTQVVRETLPKVDLAVWVGPGHVQDFLKGIPNCMVIDSDTQRVKEQVVRDFSSPLIRFYYGSDLLGNEVGAAAKNVIGIAAGMLDGLQKTALKGALMSRGTREVARLIHAMGGEERTAYGLAHLGDYEATVFSRYSHNRQFGEDFVCGVPYGKLAEGVPTVTALLRLGKEYEVDLPICRAVDSVINGGEDANEVLSGLFLRSLKMEF, encoded by the coding sequence ATGAAAGTTACAGTATGCGGCTGCGGGCGCTGGGGGACGTTTCTTGCATGGTATGCCGCTGTACAGTGCGGTCACGAGGTCACGCTTTACGGGCGGGAAAGTTCCGCGCACTTTGCACAACTTTGCAAAACACGGACCAACGGAATGGTGACTCTGCCAAAAGAACTGAAACTAGAGAGCAATCTGCAGCAGGCACTGAAAGAAGCGCAAGATGTCATTGTGTCTGTCGGCGCGCAGAACTTGCGCAGTTTCCTGCAGTCCATTTCCCAAAAAGCTGCCGCTGGGAAGACTTGGGTACTGTGCATGAAGGGCATTGAGGCTTCTACCGGTCTGCGGCTGACGCAGGTCGTGCGTGAGACCCTGCCAAAGGTAGATCTTGCCGTTTGGGTAGGGCCGGGCCATGTACAGGACTTTTTGAAGGGCATACCGAACTGCATGGTCATTGACAGCGACACGCAGCGGGTAAAAGAGCAGGTGGTCAGGGACTTTTCCAGTCCGCTGATTCGCTTTTATTATGGCAGTGATCTGTTGGGTAATGAGGTCGGTGCCGCTGCAAAAAATGTTATTGGCATTGCTGCGGGCATGCTGGATGGCCTGCAGAAAACAGCGCTGAAAGGTGCCTTGATGAGCCGCGGCACGCGCGAGGTCGCCCGGCTTATCCACGCGATGGGCGGGGAAGAAAGGACCGCCTATGGTTTGGCCCATTTGGGTGACTACGAGGCAACTGTCTTTAGCCGCTACAGCCATAACCGGCAGTTCGGAGAGGACTTTGTATGCGGGGTCCCTTACGGCAAGCTTGCCGAGGGGGTGCCAACGGTAACCGCACTGCTGCGTCTGGGAAAAGAGTATGAAGTGGACCTTCCTATCTGCCGGGCGGTCGATTCCGTTATCAATGGCGGAGAAGATGCAAATGAAGTCTTGAGTGGCCTTTTCCTGCGCTCACTAAAAATGGAATTTTAG
- a CDS encoding HAMP domain-containing histidine kinase — protein MKQTKSKEQQPAAPAAAPKRRRHFSFHQLLVSWKNVSIKWRIFSVFVVFTIVVLAVLWLFQTVLFDNFYESTKRRELQRATDTIQKNLYNPQLNDVIEQTARNGQIYAVGVRSDGTVIFSSDFSPNRFSGFISEHLLQILQTTINEGGSHYEVISGRNSKLANGDRELVYATVKNDSGGNTYMIFLYTILTPMDATINTIRTQFVWLTLILLGTGALLALYLSRHISRPIIKITGTAQELATGDYDVTFNEQGYREIAQLGHTLNYAAHELGKVEHLQRDLVANISHDLRTPLTMISGYAEIMRDLPGENTPENVQIIIDEANRLTSLVNDTLDLSKLQSGTQKVEKTEFDLTETIRHILHRYDKMTDYVLTFDADREVLVYADELKISQVVYNLINNAITYTGKDRRVMLRQVIDGQQVKIEVTDTGEGIPEDKLKDIWKRYYKVDKEHKRAQIGTGLGLSIVKTILDMHDGTYGVRSAVGKGSTFWFSLTIRQQLPLSKPQKRLPEQQEQTKAEEDQKK, from the coding sequence TTGAAGCAAACTAAGTCAAAAGAACAGCAGCCCGCCGCGCCGGCCGCCGCCCCCAAGCGCCGCCGGCACTTTTCGTTTCATCAGCTGCTGGTGTCATGGAAAAACGTGAGCATTAAGTGGCGCATTTTCAGCGTGTTTGTTGTCTTTACCATTGTGGTTTTGGCGGTGCTGTGGCTGTTTCAAACCGTTTTGTTCGATAATTTTTACGAGAGTACAAAACGCCGCGAGCTGCAGCGCGCCACCGATACCATTCAGAAAAATCTGTACAATCCGCAGCTCAATGACGTAATTGAGCAGACCGCACGCAACGGGCAGATTTATGCCGTGGGGGTGCGCTCTGACGGAACCGTAATTTTCAGCAGTGATTTTTCTCCAAATCGCTTTTCTGGTTTTATCAGCGAGCACCTGCTGCAGATTTTGCAGACAACCATTAATGAGGGCGGCAGCCACTATGAGGTAATCAGCGGGCGCAACTCAAAGCTGGCAAATGGCGACCGCGAACTGGTGTATGCGACAGTAAAAAACGACAGCGGCGGCAATACTTACATGATTTTTCTGTATACGATTTTAACCCCGATGGATGCGACCATCAATACAATCCGTACACAGTTTGTGTGGCTTACTCTGATTCTGCTGGGAACGGGTGCTCTGCTGGCACTGTACCTTTCCCGGCATATCAGCAGGCCGATTATCAAGATTACCGGGACCGCGCAGGAGCTTGCCACCGGCGACTATGACGTGACCTTTAATGAGCAGGGGTACCGAGAAATTGCGCAGCTGGGACATACGCTGAATTATGCTGCGCACGAACTTGGCAAAGTAGAGCACCTGCAGCGCGACTTGGTCGCAAATATCAGCCATGACCTGCGCACGCCGCTGACCATGATTTCCGGTTATGCAGAAATTATGCGGGACCTGCCGGGTGAAAATACACCGGAAAATGTGCAGATTATTATTGATGAGGCTAACCGCCTGACTTCCCTTGTAAACGATACACTGGACCTGAGCAAGCTGCAGTCCGGCACACAGAAAGTGGAAAAGACAGAATTCGATTTGACAGAAACCATTCGGCATATTCTGCACCGCTACGATAAAATGACCGATTATGTTCTCACTTTCGATGCGGACCGCGAGGTGCTGGTGTATGCGGATGAGCTGAAAATTTCGCAGGTTGTGTATAATTTAATCAATAATGCAATTACCTATACTGGTAAGGATCGGCGGGTCATGTTGCGCCAGGTAATCGACGGACAGCAGGTAAAAATTGAAGTGACCGACACCGGCGAGGGCATTCCGGAAGATAAACTAAAGGATATTTGGAAACGATACTATAAAGTGGACAAAGAACACAAGCGTGCGCAGATTGGCACCGGCCTGGGCCTTTCCATTGTCAAAACAATTTTGGATATGCATGACGGCACTTACGGTGTGCGCAGCGCGGTCGGAAAAGGCAGCACGTTTTGGTTTTCACTGACGATTCGGCAGCAGCTGCCGCTGTCAAAACCGCAAAAGCGCCTGCCGGAGCAGCAGGAGCAGACGAAAGCGGAGGAGGATCAGAAGAAATGA
- a CDS encoding response regulator transcription factor, translating to MYRILVVDDEEKIRLLIRKYAEFEGYSVVEAGDGMEAVQICRSHPRDFDLIIMDVMMPELDGFSAVKEIRKVCQAPVLMLSARGEEYDKIHGFELGIDDYVVKPFSPKELMMRVSAIIKRAGSVRSPQKKEVSFEGLSINFTGRIVTIDGKKTDLSPKEYDLLFYMVTNRNIALTREQLITNVWGYDFYGDDRTLDTHIKLLRKSLGPYAKFIVTLRGVGYRFEAN from the coding sequence ATGTACCGCATTTTAGTAGTAGATGATGAAGAAAAAATCCGCCTGCTCATCCGCAAATACGCAGAATTTGAGGGCTACTCTGTTGTAGAGGCCGGTGATGGCATGGAGGCCGTGCAGATTTGCCGCAGCCACCCGCGCGACTTTGACCTGATTATTATGGACGTTATGATGCCGGAATTAGACGGCTTTTCGGCAGTCAAAGAGATTCGCAAAGTCTGCCAGGCGCCTGTGCTTATGCTTTCGGCGCGTGGGGAAGAGTACGACAAAATTCACGGCTTTGAGCTTGGCATAGATGACTATGTCGTCAAACCTTTTTCGCCAAAAGAGCTGATGATGCGTGTCAGTGCCATTATCAAGCGTGCCGGCTCTGTGCGCAGCCCGCAGAAAAAAGAAGTTTCTTTTGAGGGGCTTTCTATCAACTTTACCGGCAGAATTGTGACCATAGACGGCAAGAAAACTGACCTTTCCCCTAAGGAGTACGACCTGCTGTTTTACATGGTGACCAACCGAAACATTGCCCTTACCCGCGAGCAGCTGATCACCAATGTCTGGGGCTATGACTTTTACGGCGATGACCGTACCCTGGACACACACATCAAGCTGCTGCGTAAAAGCCTTGGACCATATGCGAAATTTATTGTGACACTCAGAGGGGTGGGGTATCGCTTTGAAGCAAACTAA
- a CDS encoding Rrf2 family transcriptional regulator codes for MKLSTRSRYALEGMLYLAAYGNGRPVPIKEISKKTDISTAYLEQIFFLLKKAGLVVTLRGSRGGFLPAKPLNKITAGMIVRSIDGAIAPVRCVDDPTQCAGNRLAVCVTRPLWIRISNAISTTLDSLTLESLKNGFLSEEEAAKP; via the coding sequence ATGAAACTCTCTACGCGCAGCCGCTATGCCCTGGAGGGAATGCTGTACCTAGCGGCCTACGGAAATGGCCGGCCGGTACCGATTAAAGAAATCTCTAAAAAGACAGACATCTCTACAGCATACCTGGAGCAAATTTTTTTCCTGCTGAAAAAGGCCGGATTGGTTGTCACACTGCGCGGCAGCCGCGGCGGCTTTCTGCCTGCAAAGCCGCTGAATAAAATCACTGCCGGCATGATTGTGCGCTCAATTGACGGGGCCATTGCACCTGTGAGGTGCGTCGACGACCCCACGCAGTGCGCGGGAAACCGCCTTGCTGTGTGTGTGACCCGCCCGCTGTGGATTCGCATTTCCAACGCGATTTCCACCACGTTGGACAGCTTGACTCTGGAAAGCCTGAAAAATGGATTTTTGTCGGAAGAGGAGGCAGCAAAGCCGTGA
- a CDS encoding Rrf2 family transcriptional regulator: protein MKISTKGRYGLRAMLRLVQNGGKLVSLSAIAQQENLSLNYLESIFSQMKHAQLVRSETGAQGGYRLARPAKEITAYDVLNVLEGDLSVTDKEPEMPPIRSYLTVHVWDDIDQKVEQILRETTLQELYDSQRKQ from the coding sequence GTGAAAATTTCTACAAAAGGGCGCTATGGCCTGCGCGCTATGCTGCGGCTGGTGCAAAACGGTGGCAAGCTGGTTTCGCTTTCTGCCATTGCTCAACAGGAAAACCTCTCTCTCAATTATCTGGAAAGCATTTTTTCCCAGATGAAACATGCTCAGCTGGTCCGCAGTGAAACAGGCGCACAAGGAGGTTACCGCCTTGCACGGCCGGCAAAAGAGATTACCGCTTACGATGTGCTGAATGTACTGGAAGGCGACCTTTCGGTAACTGACAAAGAACCCGAAATGCCGCCTATCCGCAGCTATCTAACCGTCCACGTCTGGGACGACATTGACCAGAAAGTAGAGCAGATTCTGCGCGAAACGACCCTGCAGGAACTGTATGACAGCCAGCGGAAGCAGTAG
- a CDS encoding GNAT family N-acetyltransferase encodes MEMHVKQFSELSCTELYEIMRVRVAVFVVEQNCPYQDLDGIDAGAYHVFLQENEKILAYLRVFAEEDKHSTARIGRVLTAQRGTGLGAKILEVGIKTAKGKLCAQKIVLAAQSYAKGFYEKAGFRQTSAEFLEDGIPHVQMLLQI; translated from the coding sequence ATGGAAATGCATGTAAAACAGTTTTCAGAATTATCCTGTACTGAATTGTACGAAATCATGCGCGTACGCGTTGCGGTCTTTGTGGTCGAGCAAAATTGCCCTTATCAGGACTTAGACGGTATAGATGCCGGCGCCTATCATGTGTTCTTACAGGAAAACGAAAAAATTCTTGCTTACCTGCGGGTGTTTGCAGAAGAAGACAAGCACAGTACTGCCAGAATCGGCCGCGTGCTCACTGCACAGCGCGGCACCGGCCTTGGCGCCAAAATTTTGGAAGTGGGGATAAAGACCGCAAAAGGAAAGCTCTGTGCGCAAAAAATTGTACTTGCAGCACAGAGCTATGCAAAAGGTTTTTATGAAAAGGCGGGCTTTCGCCAAACCTCTGCGGAATTTTTAGAAGACGGTATTCCTCATGTGCAGATGCTGCTGCAAATCTAG
- a CDS encoding alpha/beta hydrolase-fold protein produces MSGQGKGTLRKLPCGGRSVMFYQPPGPVPAGGFPLAFLCTGEDFWQELPPLLPQLEKAFAGECRPFCMAGVQPVEWTRDFAPWSAPALSCKSGPFAGGAADFFVFLTQQAMPLIRAAFPVSVQPADTALAGYSLGGMAALWQAAQDPLVGKCASVSGSLWYDGFSEWLCGRRAGLQGKEIYLSLGKSEEKVRNERMRQVGVCTRCTAALLQEQAARFVLEWNDGGHFHEVTPRQLRALQWLFAEDTSSKIQK; encoded by the coding sequence ATGAGCGGGCAGGGAAAAGGTACGCTGCGGAAGCTGCCCTGCGGCGGGCGCAGCGTGATGTTTTATCAGCCGCCAGGGCCGGTCCCTGCAGGCGGTTTTCCGCTTGCTTTCCTTTGTACAGGAGAAGACTTTTGGCAGGAGCTGCCGCCGCTTCTGCCGCAGCTCGAAAAGGCTTTTGCAGGCGAATGCCGGCCATTCTGTATGGCTGGTGTACAGCCGGTTGAGTGGACACGTGACTTTGCGCCGTGGTCCGCGCCGGCGCTCAGCTGCAAAAGCGGACCCTTTGCGGGCGGTGCCGCAGATTTTTTTGTTTTTCTCACACAGCAGGCGATGCCGCTGATTCGGGCGGCCTTTCCGGTTTCGGTACAGCCGGCAGATACCGCATTGGCCGGGTATTCATTGGGCGGCATGGCAGCCTTGTGGCAGGCGGCACAGGACCCGCTTGTTGGCAAGTGCGCCAGTGTTTCTGGTTCCCTTTGGTATGACGGCTTTTCTGAGTGGCTTTGCGGCCGCCGTGCAGGTCTTCAAGGGAAAGAAATCTACCTTTCCCTTGGAAAGAGTGAGGAAAAGGTGCGCAATGAGCGCATGAGGCAGGTCGGTGTGTGCACGCGCTGCACTGCGGCGCTGCTGCAAGAACAGGCGGCGCGCTTTGTGCTGGAGTGGAACGATGGCGGCCACTTTCACGAAGTGACGCCGCGTCAGCTGCGCGCACTGCAGTGGCTGTTTGCCGAAGACACGTCCAGCAAAATACAAAAATAA
- the alr gene encoding alanine racemase: protein MNNSLKRTWAEIDLDAAAHNYQAIRGALHPGVKMCCVVKADAYGHGAEQLAHLYERLGAQWLAVSNLEEAIQIRACGVGLPILILGYTPPTEAKRLSELKIAQAILSQKYAEELNAQAQRAGVRVLAHIKLDTGMSRIGFVYQDPQRDVKSLEQIAQVCALPGLLPQGIFTHFAVADEGADGEAFTRRQYACFTDGIQKLQEKGIQFRIRHCDNSAGLMDYPEFQLDMCRPGVILYGMMPSGKMRTKLDLQRVMRLKSVVSLVKTLPAGTPLSYGCTYRTQRETKVATVPVGYADGYPRMLSGKVDVLIRGKRARSLGRICMDQMMVDVTDIPDVQEEDIVTLIGTDGDETVTADELAGLIGTINYEITCDISKRVPRIYYKNGRAVAEMNLICGN from the coding sequence TTGAATAATTCTCTAAAACGCACTTGGGCCGAAATTGACCTGGATGCGGCAGCTCATAATTATCAGGCAATCCGCGGGGCTCTGCACCCCGGCGTAAAAATGTGCTGTGTTGTCAAAGCAGATGCTTATGGCCACGGCGCAGAGCAGCTTGCGCATTTGTACGAGCGCTTGGGTGCCCAGTGGCTGGCGGTTTCTAATCTGGAGGAAGCAATTCAGATCCGCGCCTGCGGGGTGGGCCTGCCAATCCTCATTTTGGGGTACACGCCGCCTACTGAGGCGAAAAGACTCTCTGAGCTGAAAATTGCCCAGGCAATTCTTTCTCAGAAATACGCGGAAGAACTGAATGCGCAGGCACAGCGGGCAGGTGTGCGGGTGCTGGCGCATATCAAACTGGATACCGGCATGAGCCGCATTGGTTTTGTGTATCAGGACCCGCAGCGTGACGTGAAGTCTTTAGAGCAGATCGCGCAGGTCTGCGCACTGCCGGGCTTGCTGCCGCAGGGCATTTTCACCCATTTTGCGGTTGCCGATGAGGGAGCGGACGGCGAAGCCTTTACCCGCCGGCAGTATGCCTGCTTTACAGATGGCATTCAAAAGCTGCAGGAAAAGGGCATTCAGTTCCGCATACGCCACTGCGACAATTCCGCCGGGCTGATGGACTATCCCGAATTTCAGTTGGATATGTGCCGCCCGGGTGTCATTCTGTATGGCATGATGCCTTCCGGGAAAATGCGTACAAAACTTGACCTGCAGCGTGTGATGCGCCTGAAGAGTGTGGTTTCTTTGGTAAAGACCTTGCCGGCAGGTACGCCGCTGAGCTATGGCTGCACCTACCGTACACAGCGGGAAACAAAGGTTGCAACGGTGCCTGTCGGCTATGCAGACGGCTACCCACGCATGCTTTCGGGCAAAGTTGATGTGCTGATTCGCGGCAAACGTGCCCGCAGCCTTGGGCGTATCTGCATGGACCAGATGATGGTCGATGTAACGGATATTCCGGATGTACAAGAAGAAGATATCGTTACGCTGATTGGCACCGACGGCGATGAAACCGTCACGGCGGATGAGCTGGCCGGCCTGATCGGCACTATCAATTACGAAATTACTTGTGATATCAGCAAGCGCGTACCGCGTATTTACTACAAAAACGGTCGCGCGGTTGCCGAGATGAATTTGATTTGCGGGAACTGA